Proteins from a single region of Syngnathus scovelli strain Florida chromosome 7, RoL_Ssco_1.2, whole genome shotgun sequence:
- the rwdd2b gene encoding RWD domain-containing protein 2B has product MWFREWAEAQLAELELLTSMFPTREELEIVDQLALAELRDYVGAERSPSASSESPPQPAPCPSSRPQFVIKQRLDDDKTRDAEGVAFILSCTYPPEYPSVVPELTVRCCKLSRAQQAQVHAGLNAHLADTCLGEACVLSALEWLRDNLRAFVDKSLSAAAAPPPPKKDVEAFSRLWIYSHHIYNSTKRKNILEWAKELGLSGFSMPGKPGIVCVEGAQAACEEFWSRVKNLTWKRITIRHREDVCLQDAPGVQSIDSLRKFSGFEEAAFDPRGSRGNHMDLGLLYQFLREKGCCEVFQMYFGVEGRK; this is encoded by the exons ATGTGGTTCAGGGAGTGGGCAGAGGCTCAGCTGGCAGAACTCGAGCTGCTGACAAGCATGTTCCCCACTCGGGAAGAACTGGAGATTGTGGACCAGCTGGCCCTCGCTGAGCTCCGGGACTACGTCGGGGCCGAGCGTTCGCCGTCGGCTTCCAGCGAGAGCCCACCACAACCGGCACCATGTCCCTCTTCCAGACCCCAGTTCGTCATCAAGCAGAGGCTGGATGATGACAAAACGAGAGACGCGGAGGGG GTGGCCTTTATTCTCTCCTGCACGTATCCACCAGAGTATCCGAGTGTGGTCCCAGAGTTAACGGTTCG TTGTTGCAAGCTGAGCCGCGCCCAGCAGGCGCAGGTCCATGCAGGACTCAACGCGCACCTGGCGGACACCTGCCTGGGAGAAGCGTGCGTGCTGTCGGCGCTGGAATGGCTCAGGGACAACTTGCGTGCTTTCGTTGACAAAAGCttatcggcggcggcggcgcctcctccTCCCAAAAAGGATGTGGAAGCCTTCAGTCGGCTGTGGATCTACAGCCACCACATCTACAACAGCACCAAGAGGAAGAACATCTTGGAGTGGGCCAAAGAGCTCGGACTATCAGGTTTCAGCATGCCCGGCAAACCTGGGATTGTTTGCGTGGAAGGTGCACAGGCGGCTTGCGAGGAGTTCTGGTCCAG AGTTAAGAACCTGACGTGGAAACGGATCACCATTCGACACCGCGAGGACGTTTGTCTGCAGGACGCGCCCGGCGTCCAAAGCATCGACTCCCTGCGCAAGTTCTCCGGCTTCGAGGAGGCGGCCTTCGACCCGCGCGGGAGCCGAGGGAACCACATGGACCTGGGTCTGCTCTACCAGTTCTTGCGGGAGAAAGGCTGCTGCGAAGTCTTCCAGATGTACTTTGGCGTAGAGGGGAGGAAGTAG
- the LOC125972483 gene encoding glutamate receptor ionotropic, kainate 1 isoform X2, translated as MAKRRGLLLSLLYLLAHLWLSWQQVLRIGGIFETLETEPISVEELAFKFAVTNINRNRTLMPNTTLTYDVQRINLFDSFEASRRACDQLALGVGAVFGPSHSSSVSAVQSICNALEVPHIQTRWKHPSVDNRDSFYINLYPEYTSISRAVLDIVQYYKWKTVTVVYEDATGLIRLQELIKAPSRYSIKIKIRQLPLGSKDARPLLKEMKKGKEFYVIFDCSYQTSADVLKQILSMGMMTEYYHFFFTTLDLFALDLEPYRYSGVNMTGFRLLNIDNPRVASVVERWATERLQAPSKAETGMTEGMMTTEASLMYDAVYMVAAASQRAAQVTVSSLQCHRHKPWRFGARFMNMLKDVQWNGLTGQIVINKTDGLRKDFDLDVISLKEDGLEKIGVWNSQTGLNLTENNKDSGTNITDSMANRTLIVTTILENPYVMHKKSDKPLYGNDRFEGYCLDLLKELSNILGFSYEVKLVTDGKYGAQNDKGEWNGMVRELIDHVADLAVAPLTITYVREKVIDFSKPFMTLGISILYHKPNGTNPGVFSFLNPLSPDIWMYVLLACLGVSCVLFVIARFTPYEWYNPHPCNPDSDVVENNFTLINSVWFGVGALMQQGSELMPKALSTRIVGGIWWFFTLIIISSYTANLAAFLTVERMDSPIDSADDLAKQTKIEYGAVRDGSTMTFFKKSKISTYEKMWAFMSSRKNTALVKNNREGIQRVLTTDYALLMESTSIEYISQRNCNLTQIGGLIDSKGYGVGTPIGSPYRDKVTIAILQLQEEGKLHMMKEKWWRGNGCPEEDSKEASALGVENIGGIFIVLAAGLVLSVFVAIGEFIYKSRKNLDIEEVSVGQCEWHNKY; from the exons ATGGCGAAGAGGAGAGGGCTGCTCTTGTCGCTGCTCTACTTGCTAGCACACTTGTGGCTCAGTTGGCAGCAGGTCCTCAGGATtg GCGGCATCTTTGAGACGCTGGAGACCGAGCCCATCAGCGTGGAAGAGCTGGCCTTTAAGTTTGCCGTCACCAACATCAACAGGAACCGGACCCTCATGCCAAACACCACGTTGACCTACGACGTCCAGAGAATAAATCTCTTCGACAGCTTCGAGGCCTCCAGAAGAG CCTGCGACCAGTTGGCGTTGGGCGTGGGGGCCGTGTTCGGACCGTCGCACAGCTCGTCGGTGAGCGCCGTCCAGTCCATCTGCAACGCCCTGGAAGTCCCTCACATCCAGACGCGCTGGAAGCATCCGTCCGTGGACAACCGAGACAGTTTCTACATTAACCTCTATCCCGAGTACACCTCCATAAGTCGAGCCGTGCTGGACATTGTGCAGTACTACAAGTGGAAGACGGTCACCGTGGTCTACGAGGACGCCACGG GCCTGATTCGCTTGCAAGAGCTGATCAAGGCTCCGTCCAGATACAGCATCAAAATCAAGATCCGACAGCTGCCGCTGGGAAGCAAAGACGCCCGGCCGCTGCTCAAGGAGATGAAGAAGGGCAAGGAGTTTTACGTCATCTTTGACTGCTCCTACCAAACGTCGGCTGACGTCCTCAAGCAG ATCCTGTCCATGGGGATGATGACGGAATATTACCACTTTTTCTTCACCACGCTG GACCTGTTTGCGCTGGACCTGGAGCCGTACCGCTACAGCGGCGTCAACATGACGGGCTTCCGGCTGCTCAACATCGACAACCCCAGGGTGGCCTCGGTGGTGGAGAGGTGGGCCACGGAGCGGCTGCAGGCCCCCTCCAAAGCCGAGACGGGAATGACGGAAGGCATGATGACG ACGGAAGCGTCTCTGATGTACGACGCCGTCTACATGGTGGCGGCGGCCTCGCAGCGCGCCGCCCAGGTCACCGTCAGCTCGCTTCAGTGCCACCGCCACAAGCCCTGGCGCTTCGGAGCGCGCTTCATGAACATGCTCAAAGAC gtgcagtGGAACGGCCTGACGGGCCAAATCGTCATTAACAAGACAGACGGCCTGCGCAAAGATTTTGATTTGGACGTGATCAGCCTGAAGGAGGACGGCTTGGAGAAG ATCGGCGTGTGGAACTCCCAGACCGGCCTTAATTTAACAGAAAACAACAAGGACTCGGGCACAAACATCACCGACTCCATGGCCAACAGGACCCTCATCGTCACCACCATTCTG GAAAATCCCTACGTGATGCACAAGAAGTCGGACAAGCCGCTGTACGGAAACGACCGCTTTGAGGGATACTGCCTGGACCTCCTCAAGGAGCTCTCCAACATCCTGGGCTTCTCCTACGAGGTCAAGCTGGTGACCGACGGCAAGTACGGCGCTCAGAACGACAAGGGGGAGTGGAACGGCATGGTGCGCGAGCTCATTGACCAC GTCGCCGACTTGGCCGTGGCCCCCCTCACCATCACCTACGTGAGGGAGAAGGTGATTGACTTCTCCAAGCCCTTCATGACGCTGGGCATCAGCATTCTCTACCACAAGCCCAACGGCACCAACCCGGGCGTTTTCTCCTTCCTCAACCCGCTGTCGCCTGATATCTGGATGTACGTGCTGCTGGCCTGCCTCGGCGTCAGCTGCGTGCTCTTTGTTATTGCCAG GTTCACGCCGTACGAGTGGTACAACCCTCACCCTTGCAACCCCGACTCAGACGTGGTGGAAAACAATTTCACCCTCATCAACAGCGTGTGGTTCGGCGTCGGGGCACTCATGCAGCAAG GTTCCGAGCTGATGCCCAAGGCCCTGTCCACCAGGATCGTGGGTGGGATCTGGTGGTTCTTCACGCTGATCATTATATCCTCCTACACTGCCAACTTGGCTGCCTTTCTGACGGTGGAGAGAATGGATTCGCCCATCGACTCCGCCGACGACTTGGCCAAGCAAACCAAAATAGAGTACGGCGCCGTCAGAGACGGCTCCACCATGACCTTTTTCAAG AAATCCAAGATCTCCACCTACGAGAAGATGTGGGCCTTCATGAGCAGCCGGAAAAACACCGCCTTGGTGAAGAACAACCGCGAGGGCATCCAGAGGGTCCTCACCACTGACTACGCTCTCCTGATGGAGTCCACCAGCATTGAGTACATCAGCCAGCGCAACTGCAACCTCACGCAGATCGGGGGTCTGATCGATTCCAAGGGTTACGGCGTGGGAACACCGATAG GCTCCCCTTACAGAGACAAAGTGACCATCGCCATCCTGCAGCTTCAAGAGGAAGGCAAGCTGCACATGATGAAGGAGAAGTGGTGGCGGGGTAACGGCTGCCCCGAGGAGGACAGCAAAGAGGCCAGCGCTCTGGGCGTGGAGAACATCGGCGGAATCTTCATCGTGCTGGCGGCCGGCCTGGTCCTCTCCGTCTTTGTGGCTATCGGAGAGTTTATTTACAAATCCAGGAAAAACTTGGACATCGAGGAGGTGAGCGTCGGCCAGTGCGAGTGGCACAATAAGTATTGA
- the usp16 gene encoding ubiquitin carboxyl-terminal hydrolase 16, with amino-acid sequence MGKKKAKDRRSNEDDEFEMTGPVCRHIRKGTDKTILKKVSGVFDWTSCQDCQNEEPKKGIRIKDPSVDSEEEKDSVDVWMCMKCGHRGCGRSSKNKHAIKHYETPRSDTHCLVISLDSWSVWCYACDDEVRYSGSSQLAQLVNNIQKMTQLEHAQKAQKNHVVEVRPKSVTFKTEEDEDKENIRAQSCERKITKKVAVCKLPDSTMEKNCGVPVRGLSNLGNTCFFNAVIQNLSQTQMLRQTLNKVIEDKSRLRVKPDSSSKLGAVVAELDPPGSLTMAMNQLLNEIQESKKGVVTPQELFAQVCKKAARFKGFQQQDSQELLRYLLDGMRAEESKRVSSAITEALKRSGKVTDGDELKSVVKEYEKNGLPKNFVDQVFGGEMTSTIMCQKCQTVSVVTEMFLDLSLPVSDQAYRKRSQKTTARKSSDTSEDGRESQSEDVVCAGSKYQQKKAKKQAKKQAKQEKRQQKLGSRLSFNSLASLDEATDDDDDDCAQETKLPGHKTNALDPTRPVKKENKGDPVNNSRSKAARVGALVAAQRTGDAAADDADDSLADMMRKIDLNDTSVEPESEDDALLEKAKEYTVVNQDPELAFQTLAHRPSPDKQECSVESCLFHFTEEETLSENNSLLCISCTKWQAGKNKTAGAKKNVYTEASKQMLISSPPPVLTLHLKRFQQNGYSICKVNRHVPFPLILDLAPFCALKSKNVAEGERQILYSLYGIVEHSGTMRSGHYTAFVKVRPQNSNPSSGKLEGDPPLGSWFHISDTSVQPVSESRVLSSQAYLLFYERVR; translated from the exons ATGGGGAAGAAAAAAGCGAAGGACAGACGCTCCAACGAGGATGATGAGTTTGAAATGACAG GTCCAGTTTGCAGGCACATTAGGAAAGGCACAGACAAAACTATTCTCAAGAAGGTCTCTGGTGTTTTTGATTGGACAAGTTGCCAGGACTGTCAAAATGAGGAGCCAAAAAAAGGGATCAGAATCAAAGACCCTTCGGTGGACTCTGAGGAGGAAAAGGACTCGGTGGACGTGTGGATGTGCATGAAATGTGGCCACAGA GGATGTGGCCGGAGCTCCAAGAACAAGCATGCCATCAAACACTACGAAACGCCAAGGTCCGACACGCATTGCCTGGTGATCAGCTTGGACAGCTGGAGTGTCTG GTGCTACGCGTGTGACGATGAGGTGCGCTACTCTGGGAGCAGTCAGCTGGCTCAGCTGGTGAACAACATTCAAAAGATGACTCAGCTGGAACATGCACAGAAAGCacagaaaa ACCACGTGGTCGAGGTGCGACCCAAAAGCGTTACGTTCAAAACCGAAGAAGATGAAGACAAGGAGAACATCAGGGCCCAGAGTTGCGAGCGAAAGATCACCAAGAAAGTGGCTGTGTGCAAGTTGCCAGACTCCACCATGGAAAAAAACTGCGGAGTTCCCGTCCGCGGGCTAAGCAACTTGGGAAATACTTGCTTCTTCAACGCCGTCATCCAG AACCTCTCTCAGACGCAGATGCTAAGACAGACACTTAACAAGGTGATCGAAGACAAGAGCAGACTTCGGGTCAAACCGGATTCCTCCTCCAAACTG GGGGCCGTTGTGGCGGAACTGGATCCGCCCGGATCGCTAACCATGGCGATGAATCAGCTCCTCAACGAAATCCAAGAGTCCAAGAAGGGGGTGGTGACGCCACAGGAGCTGTTTGCGCAAGTTTGTAAAAA ggCGGCCAGGTTCAAAGGATTTCAGCAGCAGGACAGCCAGGAGCTGCTGCGCTACCTGCTCGACGGGATGAGGGCAGAGGAGAGCAAA AGAGTGAGCTCGGCCATCACCGAGGCACTTAAACGTTCGGGAAAAGTCACAGATGGGGACGAGCTCAAATCCGTCGTTAAAG AGTATGAGAAAAACGGGCTGCCCAAGAATTTTGTGGACCAGGTGTTTGGCGGCGAGATGACCAGCACCATCATGTGTCAAAAGTGTCAAACG GTGTCGGTGGTCACCGAGATGTTTTTGGACCTTTCGCTTCCGGTTTCTGATCAG GCGTACAGGAAGAGGAGCCAGAAAACAACGGCACGCAAAAGCAGCGACACCAGCGAGGACGGCCGGGAAAGTCAGAGCGAAGATGTCGTCTGCGCAGGCAGCAAGTACCAGCAGAAGAAAGCCAAGAAGCAGGCCAAGAAACAAGCCAAG CAAGAGAAGCGGCAGCAGAAGCTGGGCAGCCGACTCAGTTTCAACAGTTTGGCGTCTCTGGACGAAGCAacggacgacgacgacgacgattgCGCGCAGGAGACAAAGCTGCCCGGACACAAGACCAACGCCCTCGACCCGACCCGGCCCGTCAAGAAGGAAAACAAAGGCGACCCCGTCAACAACTCCCGGTCCAAAGCGGCTCGCGTGGGCGCCTTAGTGGCGGCGCAGCGCACCGGCGACGCTGCCGCGGACGACGCCGACGACTCCCTGGCGGACATGATGAGGAAGATCGACCTGAACGACACCTCGGTCGAGCCGGAGAGCGAGGACGACGCCTTGCTGGAAAAGGCCAAGGAATACACGGTGGTCAACCAGGACCCGGAACTGGCCTTCCAGACTTTGGCCCACAGGCCTTCGCCCGACAAGCAAGAGTGCTCGGTGGAGTCGTGTCTCTTCCACTTCACGGAGGAGGAGACCCTCAGCGAGAACAACAGTCTGCTCTGCATCAGCTGCACAAAATGGCAGGCTGGCAAGAACAAGACTGCAG GAGCCAAGAAGAACGTCTACACGGAGGCTTCGAAGCAAATGCTCATTTCCTCTCCGCCACCGGTACTCACTCTTCACCTGAAGAGATTTCAGCAG AACGGTTACAGTATTTGTAAAGTGAACCGACACGTGCCCTTCCCTCTGATCCTGGATCTCGCCCCTTTTTGCGCCCTCAAGAGTAAG AATGTGGCGGAAGGCGAACGACAGATTCTGTACAGCCTGTACGGCATTGTGGAGCACAGCGGAACCATGAGGTCCGGTCACTACACGGCCTTTGTGAAAGTTCGGCCCCAGAACTCCAATCCGTCCTCCGGCAAACTCGAGG GAGATCCACCTCTCGGATCGTGGTTCCACATCAGCGACACCAGCGTGCAGCCCGTGAGCGAGAGCCGAGTGCTGAGTAGTCAAGCCTACCTCCTGTTCTATGAGAGGGTCCGCTAA
- the LOC125972483 gene encoding glutamate receptor ionotropic, kainate 1 isoform X1 → MAKRRGLLLSLLYLLAHLWLSWQQVLRIGGIFETLETEPISVEELAFKFAVTNINRNRTLMPNTTLTYDVQRINLFDSFEASRRACDQLALGVGAVFGPSHSSSVSAVQSICNALEVPHIQTRWKHPSVDNRDSFYINLYPEYTSISRAVLDIVQYYKWKTVTVVYEDATGLIRLQELIKAPSRYSIKIKIRQLPLGSKDARPLLKEMKKGKEFYVIFDCSYQTSADVLKQILSMGMMTEYYHFFFTTLDLFALDLEPYRYSGVNMTGFRLLNIDNPRVASVVERWATERLQAPSKAETGMTEGMMTTEASLMYDAVYMVAAASQRAAQVTVSSLQCHRHKPWRFGARFMNMLKDVQWNGLTGQIVINKTDGLRKDFDLDVISLKEDGLEKIIAGNNRLNKVWKKIGVWNSQTGLNLTENNKDSGTNITDSMANRTLIVTTILENPYVMHKKSDKPLYGNDRFEGYCLDLLKELSNILGFSYEVKLVTDGKYGAQNDKGEWNGMVRELIDHVADLAVAPLTITYVREKVIDFSKPFMTLGISILYHKPNGTNPGVFSFLNPLSPDIWMYVLLACLGVSCVLFVIARFTPYEWYNPHPCNPDSDVVENNFTLINSVWFGVGALMQQGSELMPKALSTRIVGGIWWFFTLIIISSYTANLAAFLTVERMDSPIDSADDLAKQTKIEYGAVRDGSTMTFFKKSKISTYEKMWAFMSSRKNTALVKNNREGIQRVLTTDYALLMESTSIEYISQRNCNLTQIGGLIDSKGYGVGTPIGSPYRDKVTIAILQLQEEGKLHMMKEKWWRGNGCPEEDSKEASALGVENIGGIFIVLAAGLVLSVFVAIGEFIYKSRKNLDIEEVSVGQCEWHNKY, encoded by the exons ATGGCGAAGAGGAGAGGGCTGCTCTTGTCGCTGCTCTACTTGCTAGCACACTTGTGGCTCAGTTGGCAGCAGGTCCTCAGGATtg GCGGCATCTTTGAGACGCTGGAGACCGAGCCCATCAGCGTGGAAGAGCTGGCCTTTAAGTTTGCCGTCACCAACATCAACAGGAACCGGACCCTCATGCCAAACACCACGTTGACCTACGACGTCCAGAGAATAAATCTCTTCGACAGCTTCGAGGCCTCCAGAAGAG CCTGCGACCAGTTGGCGTTGGGCGTGGGGGCCGTGTTCGGACCGTCGCACAGCTCGTCGGTGAGCGCCGTCCAGTCCATCTGCAACGCCCTGGAAGTCCCTCACATCCAGACGCGCTGGAAGCATCCGTCCGTGGACAACCGAGACAGTTTCTACATTAACCTCTATCCCGAGTACACCTCCATAAGTCGAGCCGTGCTGGACATTGTGCAGTACTACAAGTGGAAGACGGTCACCGTGGTCTACGAGGACGCCACGG GCCTGATTCGCTTGCAAGAGCTGATCAAGGCTCCGTCCAGATACAGCATCAAAATCAAGATCCGACAGCTGCCGCTGGGAAGCAAAGACGCCCGGCCGCTGCTCAAGGAGATGAAGAAGGGCAAGGAGTTTTACGTCATCTTTGACTGCTCCTACCAAACGTCGGCTGACGTCCTCAAGCAG ATCCTGTCCATGGGGATGATGACGGAATATTACCACTTTTTCTTCACCACGCTG GACCTGTTTGCGCTGGACCTGGAGCCGTACCGCTACAGCGGCGTCAACATGACGGGCTTCCGGCTGCTCAACATCGACAACCCCAGGGTGGCCTCGGTGGTGGAGAGGTGGGCCACGGAGCGGCTGCAGGCCCCCTCCAAAGCCGAGACGGGAATGACGGAAGGCATGATGACG ACGGAAGCGTCTCTGATGTACGACGCCGTCTACATGGTGGCGGCGGCCTCGCAGCGCGCCGCCCAGGTCACCGTCAGCTCGCTTCAGTGCCACCGCCACAAGCCCTGGCGCTTCGGAGCGCGCTTCATGAACATGCTCAAAGAC gtgcagtGGAACGGCCTGACGGGCCAAATCGTCATTAACAAGACAGACGGCCTGCGCAAAGATTTTGATTTGGACGTGATCAGCCTGAAGGAGGACGGCTTGGAGAAG ATAATCGCAGGCAACAATCGCCTGAATAAAGTATGGAAAAAG ATCGGCGTGTGGAACTCCCAGACCGGCCTTAATTTAACAGAAAACAACAAGGACTCGGGCACAAACATCACCGACTCCATGGCCAACAGGACCCTCATCGTCACCACCATTCTG GAAAATCCCTACGTGATGCACAAGAAGTCGGACAAGCCGCTGTACGGAAACGACCGCTTTGAGGGATACTGCCTGGACCTCCTCAAGGAGCTCTCCAACATCCTGGGCTTCTCCTACGAGGTCAAGCTGGTGACCGACGGCAAGTACGGCGCTCAGAACGACAAGGGGGAGTGGAACGGCATGGTGCGCGAGCTCATTGACCAC GTCGCCGACTTGGCCGTGGCCCCCCTCACCATCACCTACGTGAGGGAGAAGGTGATTGACTTCTCCAAGCCCTTCATGACGCTGGGCATCAGCATTCTCTACCACAAGCCCAACGGCACCAACCCGGGCGTTTTCTCCTTCCTCAACCCGCTGTCGCCTGATATCTGGATGTACGTGCTGCTGGCCTGCCTCGGCGTCAGCTGCGTGCTCTTTGTTATTGCCAG GTTCACGCCGTACGAGTGGTACAACCCTCACCCTTGCAACCCCGACTCAGACGTGGTGGAAAACAATTTCACCCTCATCAACAGCGTGTGGTTCGGCGTCGGGGCACTCATGCAGCAAG GTTCCGAGCTGATGCCCAAGGCCCTGTCCACCAGGATCGTGGGTGGGATCTGGTGGTTCTTCACGCTGATCATTATATCCTCCTACACTGCCAACTTGGCTGCCTTTCTGACGGTGGAGAGAATGGATTCGCCCATCGACTCCGCCGACGACTTGGCCAAGCAAACCAAAATAGAGTACGGCGCCGTCAGAGACGGCTCCACCATGACCTTTTTCAAG AAATCCAAGATCTCCACCTACGAGAAGATGTGGGCCTTCATGAGCAGCCGGAAAAACACCGCCTTGGTGAAGAACAACCGCGAGGGCATCCAGAGGGTCCTCACCACTGACTACGCTCTCCTGATGGAGTCCACCAGCATTGAGTACATCAGCCAGCGCAACTGCAACCTCACGCAGATCGGGGGTCTGATCGATTCCAAGGGTTACGGCGTGGGAACACCGATAG GCTCCCCTTACAGAGACAAAGTGACCATCGCCATCCTGCAGCTTCAAGAGGAAGGCAAGCTGCACATGATGAAGGAGAAGTGGTGGCGGGGTAACGGCTGCCCCGAGGAGGACAGCAAAGAGGCCAGCGCTCTGGGCGTGGAGAACATCGGCGGAATCTTCATCGTGCTGGCGGCCGGCCTGGTCCTCTCCGTCTTTGTGGCTATCGGAGAGTTTATTTACAAATCCAGGAAAAACTTGGACATCGAGGAGGTGAGCGTCGGCCAGTGCGAGTGGCACAATAAGTATTGA
- the LOC125972486 gene encoding transcription regulator protein BACH1, which translates to MLLQAQRVSVFTFQSAVHSAHVLQCLDEQRRRDVLCDVTVVVEGRSFRAHAAVLASCSEYFHGCVAVADSKHNAVVALPDEVTVRGFEPLLQFAYTSKLLFTKENIHEIQSCAKFLGFRNLESGCFDFLIPKFCEPEAQEAVKRKRCCQGGEAKPPRSCHLRSEPPPPIPSGSPAPTRDLCLETCGPQMSSLSPDLSADVVCPMLSLADPAKAGQASQLCAAGDVLASDDVCAQSRSGLPELPCEPSAAEDPLDGMQPGEGLDEDCGLVSCPGARLLERAAEDEGFSERSKDEREVAEHLAKGFWSDLYAPAQAAPPSDRSDLEKSPSDFHWLKQLDLTSNPADCPFLRELGSADESNPCADAPSQSEKSPCISSLNSGDDSDDVDTDGDTEANNRRAAEIQLPFPVERISALSRSAFQQLLKHHSMTPEQLDFVHDVRRRSKNRAAAQRCRKRKMDSIHHLDGDIKTLKSEREKLLQERAELEQNLEETRQSLCRLCKSVSAEPASDQDRLRFLAKLSAPDSPASPQKDA; encoded by the exons ATgctgctccaagcccagcgtgtGTCCGTGTTTACCTTCCAGTCGGCCGTGCACAGCGCCCACGTGCTGCAGTGCCTGGACGAGCAGCGGCGGCGGGACGTTCTGTGCGACGTGACCGTGGTGGTGGAGGGCCGCAGCTTCCGGGCCCACGCCGCCGTCCTGGCCTCGTGTAGCGAGTACTTCCACGGCTGCGTCGCTGTCGCCGACTCCAAACACAACGCCGTGGTCGCCCTGCCGGATGAG GTGACAGTGCGGGGCTTTGAACCTTTGCTCCAGTTCGCCTACACCTCCAAGTTGCTCTTCACGAAAGAAAACATCCACGAGATCCAAAGCTGCGCCAAATTCTTGGGCTTTCGCAACCTGGAGTCGGGATGCTTCGATTTCCTCATCCCCAAGTTTTGCGAGCCAGAAGCGCAGGAAGCGGTCAAGCGGAAGCGCTGCTGTCAAGGCGGCGAGGCAAAGCCGCCGCGCAGCTGCCACCTGCGCTCGGAACCCCCGCCGCCGATCCCGTCGGGCTCTCCCGCTCCGACCCGCGACTTGTGTTTGGAAACCTGCGGGCCGCAGATGTCTTCGTTATCCCCGGATTTGTCGGCCGACGTTGTGTGTCCAATGTTGTCGCTGGCCGATCCGGCCAAAGCGGGGCAGGCCTCGCAGCTGTGCGCCGCCGGGGACGTTTTGGCCTCCGATGACGTTTGCGCTCAAAGCCGCTCGGGTCTGCCGGAGTTGCCGTGCGAGCCGTCGGCGGCGGAGGATCCGCTCGACGGCATGCAGCCCGGGGAGGGACTCGACGAGGACTGCGGCCTGGTTTCTTGTCCCGGTGCTCGCCTCTTGGAGCGGGCGGCCGAGGATGAGGGATTCTCGGAGAGAAGCAAGGATGAGCGGGAAGTGGCCGAGCATCTGGCCAAGGGGTTTTGGTCCGACCTGTACGCGCCGGCTCAGGCTGCGCCTCCCTCGGACCGGAGCGATCTGGAGAAATCCCCTTCGGACTTCCATTGGCTCAAACAGCTGGACCTGACCTCCAATCCGGCCGACTGTCCTTTCCTCAGGGAGCTGGGATCGGCCGACGAGTCGAACCCGTGCGCCGACGCTCCGTCCCAGTCGGAGAAGAGCCCCTGCATATCCTCGCTCAACTCCGGGGATGACTCCGACGACGTGGACACGGACGGCGATACGGAGGCCAACAACAGGAGAGCGGCCGAG ATTCAGCTGCCGTTCCCAGTGGAGCGCATCTCGGCGCTGAGTCGCAGCGCTTTCCAGCAGCTTCTCAAGCACCATTCCATGACGCCCGAGCAGCTGGACTTTGTTCATGACGTCCGGCGCCGGAGCAAAAATCGCGCGGCGGCGCAACGGTGCCGGAAGAGGAAGATGGACAGCATACACCATCTCGACGGTGACATCAAAACATTA aAAAGCGAGAGGGAGAAGTTACTTCAGGAGCGTGCAGAACTGGAGCAGAACCTGGAGGAAACCCGCCAGAGCCTTTGCAGGCTGTGCAAGAGCGTCAGCGCCgagcccgcctcggaccaggacCGCCTGCGCTTCCTGGCCAAgctgtcggcccccgactcgccGGCGTCGCCGCAGAAAGATGCGTGA